One part of the Burkholderia vietnamiensis LMG 10929 genome encodes these proteins:
- a CDS encoding ABC transporter permease, whose amino-acid sequence MSTTRNTTGWLAVRRELTTRGKWTLGIASFLLPFAVWCLVSYVPFIWHPQMRITNPGSVDYFQTGMQIDRDVFDDELAHARATHAAVPEGVRANPVYLPAPHQVLRAFYTAFTTPPASRDGVWLHESLWHSIRIIFWGFVISSAIGVPLGIVCGTFSALARLQEPFLEFFRYLPAPAFGALMVAILGIYDAPKIAIIVIGTLFQQVLIVANTTRKLEYGLFEAAMTLGTNKLKLLTHVVIPGVLPDLYRDQRILLGWAWTYLIVAELVGTSSGITWYISQQARYQHFDNVYAAILMIGIIGVGTDLALGALGRRLFPWDRTLKA is encoded by the coding sequence ATGTCAACGACCCGCAATACGACCGGATGGCTCGCCGTGCGCCGCGAACTGACGACGCGCGGCAAGTGGACGCTCGGCATCGCGTCCTTCTTACTGCCGTTCGCCGTCTGGTGCCTGGTCAGCTACGTGCCGTTCATTTGGCATCCGCAAATGCGCATCACGAATCCCGGCAGCGTCGACTATTTCCAGACCGGCATGCAGATCGACCGCGACGTGTTCGACGACGAGCTCGCGCATGCGCGCGCCACGCACGCGGCCGTGCCGGAGGGCGTGCGCGCGAATCCGGTGTACCTGCCGGCGCCGCATCAGGTGCTGCGCGCGTTCTATACCGCGTTCACGACGCCGCCCGCGTCGCGCGACGGCGTGTGGCTGCACGAGAGCCTGTGGCACAGCATCCGGATCATCTTCTGGGGCTTCGTGATTTCGTCCGCGATCGGCGTGCCGCTCGGCATCGTGTGCGGCACGTTCAGCGCGCTCGCGCGGCTGCAGGAGCCGTTCCTCGAATTCTTCCGCTACCTGCCGGCCCCGGCGTTCGGCGCGCTGATGGTCGCGATCCTCGGCATCTACGACGCGCCGAAGATCGCCATCATCGTGATCGGTACGCTGTTCCAGCAGGTGCTGATCGTCGCGAACACCACGCGCAAGCTCGAATACGGGCTGTTCGAGGCCGCGATGACGCTCGGCACCAACAAGCTGAAGCTGCTCACGCACGTCGTGATTCCGGGCGTGCTGCCCGACCTGTATCGCGACCAGCGCATCCTGCTCGGCTGGGCATGGACCTACCTGATCGTCGCGGAGCTCGTCGGCACCAGCTCGGGCATCACCTGGTACATCAGCCAGCAGGCGCGCTACCAGCATTTCGACAACGTCTACGCGGCGATCCTGATGATCGGGATCATCGGCGTCGGCACCGATCTCGCGCTCGGCGCGCTCGGCCGCCGGCTGTTTCCGTGGGACCGCACGCTCAAAGCGTGA
- a CDS encoding acetolactate synthase large subunit: protein MEIPHLDTDARTRDGASIVLETARERGVDVCFANPGTTEMPFVVALDRVAGVRPILGLFEGVCTGAADGYGRMAGKPAMTLLHLGPGHANGIANLHNARRARTPILNIVGDHARAHLKYDAPLTSDIESLARPVSVWYRSVAHADDLARDTAAAIAAATAAASGVATLVLPVDLQSAAVNETASQPRAQAAPAPAAPAFDAARLARVADLLRTGVPAVLLLGARALSARGQKAAARIAAATGAACFGETFPARAERGGGLPDIDRLPYFPEPARAALAGRKVVLAGALAPVTYFAYEGIPGELAPPEDLVTLADPGEAADAALEALAEAVGATADVDGVRVARWNVEAGPLTPQTAGRVLADALPDDAIVSIEGGTCGYPFVTASARARRHTILTNTGGAIGQGLPVALGAAVACPARRVFALQSDGSAQYTIQALWTMARERLPIVMLIASNRRYAILQTELARNGQPADTPHASRLTLLDDPPIDWLALSAGYGVPAERVSTTQALSRALDDALAHTDGPRLIEMCLA from the coding sequence ATGGAAATCCCACACCTGGACACCGATGCCCGAACCCGCGATGGCGCTAGCATCGTGCTCGAAACGGCGCGCGAGCGCGGCGTCGACGTCTGTTTCGCGAATCCAGGCACGACGGAAATGCCGTTCGTCGTCGCGCTCGATCGCGTGGCGGGCGTGCGTCCGATCCTGGGGCTGTTCGAGGGCGTCTGCACCGGCGCCGCGGACGGTTACGGCCGGATGGCCGGCAAGCCCGCGATGACGCTGCTGCACCTCGGGCCGGGCCACGCGAACGGCATCGCCAACCTTCACAACGCCCGCCGTGCCCGCACGCCGATCCTGAACATCGTCGGCGATCACGCGCGCGCGCATCTGAAATACGACGCGCCGCTCACCTCCGACATCGAATCGCTCGCGCGGCCGGTGTCGGTCTGGTATCGCAGCGTCGCGCATGCCGACGATCTGGCGCGCGACACCGCCGCCGCGATCGCGGCAGCGACCGCGGCGGCCTCGGGCGTCGCGACGCTGGTGCTGCCGGTCGATCTGCAGTCGGCGGCCGTGAACGAAACCGCATCGCAGCCGCGTGCGCAGGCCGCACCGGCCCCTGCCGCACCCGCATTCGACGCGGCCCGGCTCGCACGGGTCGCGGACCTGTTGCGCACCGGCGTGCCCGCGGTGCTGCTGCTGGGCGCCCGAGCGCTGTCCGCGCGCGGCCAGAAGGCGGCAGCGCGGATTGCGGCGGCCACCGGCGCGGCTTGTTTCGGCGAAACCTTTCCCGCCCGCGCGGAGCGCGGCGGCGGCCTGCCGGACATCGACCGGCTGCCGTACTTTCCCGAGCCGGCGCGCGCGGCCCTCGCCGGGCGCAAGGTCGTGCTCGCCGGCGCGCTCGCGCCCGTCACGTACTTCGCATACGAAGGCATCCCGGGCGAGCTCGCGCCGCCCGAGGACCTCGTCACGCTGGCCGATCCGGGCGAGGCGGCCGACGCGGCGCTGGAAGCGCTCGCCGAAGCCGTCGGCGCGACGGCCGACGTCGACGGCGTGCGCGTCGCACGCTGGAACGTCGAAGCCGGGCCGCTGACGCCGCAGACGGCCGGGCGCGTGCTGGCCGACGCGCTGCCGGACGACGCGATCGTGTCGATCGAAGGCGGCACCTGCGGGTATCCGTTCGTGACGGCGTCGGCGCGCGCGCGCCGGCACACGATCCTCACGAACACCGGCGGGGCGATCGGCCAGGGGCTGCCGGTCGCGCTCGGCGCCGCCGTCGCATGCCCGGCGCGCCGCGTGTTCGCGCTGCAATCCGACGGCAGCGCGCAGTACACGATCCAGGCGCTGTGGACGATGGCGCGCGAGCGTCTGCCGATCGTGATGCTGATCGCATCGAACCGGCGCTACGCGATCCTGCAGACGGAACTCGCGCGCAACGGCCAGCCGGCCGACACGCCGCACGCGAGCCGGCTGACGCTGCTGGACGATCCGCCGATCGACTGGCTCGCGCTGTCGGCCGGCTACGGCGTGCCGGCCGAGCGCGTGAGCACGACGCAGGCGCTGTCGCGCGCGCTGGACGACGCGCTCGCGCACACCGACGGGCCGCGCCTCATCGAGATGTGCCTCGCCTAA
- a CDS encoding ABC transporter ATP-binding protein, producing the protein MQNPQAVPDYLIQSDAVRERFARLKARDVILDVRHVGKRFATPQGECAALDDISFRTHRREFVCVIGPSGCGKSTLIRILAGLDTQTSGEVLLDGKPVQGPGADRGMVFQGYTLFPWLTVKKNVMFGLRMNGSSSGEAEREALQWLDLVGLTRFADVYPHQLSGGMKQRVAIARSLANRPRILLMDEPFGALDAQTRAKMQAHLLDIWRNIDVTILFITHDLDEAILLADRILVLKANPGSVHELIEVPVPRPRDGSQVNAPEFIATKARLDALIHPKEAAPADDDGVRPHMIRMTDVADNVE; encoded by the coding sequence ATGCAGAACCCGCAAGCCGTTCCCGATTACCTGATTCAATCCGACGCGGTGCGCGAGCGCTTCGCGCGGCTCAAGGCCCGCGACGTGATCCTCGACGTGCGGCACGTCGGCAAGCGTTTCGCGACGCCGCAGGGCGAGTGCGCCGCGCTCGACGACATCAGCTTCCGCACGCACCGGCGCGAGTTCGTCTGCGTGATCGGCCCGTCGGGCTGCGGCAAGTCGACGTTGATCCGCATCCTGGCCGGGCTCGACACGCAGACGAGCGGTGAGGTGCTGCTCGACGGCAAGCCGGTGCAGGGGCCGGGCGCCGATCGCGGGATGGTGTTTCAGGGCTACACGCTGTTTCCGTGGCTCACCGTGAAGAAGAACGTGATGTTCGGCCTGCGGATGAACGGCAGCAGCAGCGGCGAGGCCGAGCGCGAGGCGCTGCAGTGGCTCGATCTGGTCGGGCTCACGCGCTTCGCCGACGTGTATCCGCACCAGCTGTCGGGCGGGATGAAGCAGCGCGTCGCGATCGCGCGCTCGCTCGCGAACCGCCCGCGCATCCTGCTGATGGACGAGCCGTTCGGCGCGCTCGACGCGCAGACGCGCGCGAAGATGCAGGCGCACCTGCTCGACATCTGGCGCAACATCGACGTGACGATCCTGTTCATCACGCACGATCTCGACGAGGCGATCCTGCTGGCGGACCGGATTCTGGTGCTGAAGGCGAATCCGGGCTCGGTGCACGAGTTGATCGAGGTGCCGGTGCCGCGGCCGCGCGACGGCTCGCAGGTCAATGCGCCGGAGTTCATCGCGACGAAGGCGCGGCTCGACGCGCTGATCCATCCGAAGGAAGCCGCACCGGCGGACGACGACGGCGTCAGGCCGCACATGATTCGGATGACCGACGTGGCGGATAACGTCGAGTAG
- a CDS encoding SDR family NAD(P)-dependent oxidoreductase: MDLQLNGKAAFITGGSMGIGKAVALELAREGVNVTIAARRMEHLEAAAAELRTALEPLGSAAGAILPVTLDTTDMRSIEAAMAASVERFGRLDVLLNGAAHPGGLVRAELEHADPQGLLQDIDIKVIGYLRCAKAAAPYMRRNGFGRIVNVGGLTGRGSKQLSGMRNVAIVHLTKTLSDQLGPFGITVNTIHPGVVETPHIHELYEKEAHKQGLTAAEVEANYVKATPIRRVLQPEEMGWIVAFLASPKAGSITGESIGCDGGLTRGIFL, from the coding sequence ATGGATCTGCAACTCAACGGAAAGGCCGCGTTCATCACCGGCGGCAGCATGGGCATCGGCAAGGCCGTTGCGCTGGAGCTGGCCCGCGAAGGCGTCAACGTCACGATCGCGGCGCGGCGCATGGAACACCTGGAGGCCGCCGCCGCCGAGCTTCGCACGGCGCTCGAACCGCTCGGCAGCGCCGCGGGCGCGATCCTGCCGGTCACGCTCGACACGACCGACATGCGCTCCATCGAAGCGGCGATGGCGGCCAGCGTCGAACGCTTCGGACGCCTCGACGTCCTGCTCAACGGCGCCGCGCATCCGGGCGGGCTGGTGCGCGCGGAGCTGGAGCATGCGGACCCGCAAGGCCTGCTGCAGGACATCGACATCAAGGTGATCGGCTACCTGCGCTGCGCGAAGGCGGCCGCGCCGTACATGCGCCGCAACGGCTTCGGCCGGATCGTGAACGTCGGCGGCCTGACGGGCCGCGGCAGCAAGCAGCTGTCCGGCATGCGCAACGTGGCGATCGTGCATCTGACCAAGACGCTGTCCGATCAGCTCGGGCCGTTCGGCATCACGGTGAACACGATTCATCCGGGCGTGGTCGAGACGCCGCACATCCACGAACTCTACGAGAAGGAAGCGCACAAGCAGGGGCTGACGGCCGCCGAGGTCGAGGCCAACTACGTCAAGGCGACGCCGATCCGGCGCGTGCTGCAGCCCGAGGAGATGGGCTGGATCGTCGCGTTTCTCGCGTCGCCGAAAGCCGGCTCGATCACCGGCGAGTCGATCGGCTGCGACGGCGGGCTCACCCGCGGCATCTTCCTCTGA